A genomic segment from Antedon mediterranea chromosome 6, ecAntMedi1.1, whole genome shotgun sequence encodes:
- the LOC140051172 gene encoding uncharacterized protein encodes MSVMELKEHLQALRKVTWTSEVFTAHDLNDKIAEIQMPIILKVVDGYYGVQHIETFSSDQILWIYGKNEQKRIIGIDKDDNHISIAYDTPLLFENKDSVDNEIVPQKLSDLLEENKFPVTVSFYAGDFSGKSINGTELSADSIGNLRITKEHSMTSLFGVCLQKDTIDSEIQSIPMYLDNRFSMATSQDEGSKLEFEKLKNSLEKMVNDTVNFESYTGSSDIIIYEKADMANQDVTNYNSLSPQKIKVDKVQRRKKKRESSGDKFKRFSLANMVSSVRKLGHDRRKVALSMGARKYSDDSQEELVETSFQSDTVEHTGTNTLCSTDSPDGEKPVKDKPDGTEPVSTGAVQVSTGAEADLTGVTPDSTGAKPVDVDIEKEPLDGPSVSDQNVETEVKLESKHSKDINQNAPGLITEIKNIFKHKTKDDEEKLYPTTNTEKGEVTNDKGKDNMNDKENEQSEDNAVPEQVVPKPKLQTKPLTESKPTLQPKPETKPKPQSKPKPQPRPKPQSQPETKPTPQPRTVTVKEQEIADVALDNNENSLQTKL; translated from the exons ATGTCTGTTATGGAGTTAAAAGAGCATCTACAAGCATTACGAAAGGTAACCTGGACTAGTGAGGTATTCACAGCGCACGACCTCAACGATAAAATAGCAGAAATACAAATGCCTATTATCCTAAAGGTCGTAGACGGTTACTATGGAGTTCAGCACATTGAGACATTTTCATCTGATCAG attTTATGGATTTATGGAAAAAATGAACAGAAAAGAATAATAGGAATTGATAAGGATGACAACCACATTAGCATAGCCTATGACACTCCCTTACTGTTTGAAAATAAAGATTCCGTAGATAACG AGATTGTTCCCCAAAAGTTATCAGACCTTCTTGAGGAAAACAAATTCCCAGTAACAGTAAGCTTTTACGCGGGCGATTTTAGCGGCAAAAGTATTAATGGTACTGAACTGTCGGCCGACTCAATTGGAAATCTACGAAttacaaaagaacattccaTGACAAGTTTGTTTGGTGTTTGCTTACAGAAAG ACACAATTGACAGTGAAATACAAAGTATACCAATGTATCTGGATAACAGATTCTCTATGGCAACCAGCCAAGATGAGGGCAGCAAATTAGAATTTGAAAAACTTAAAAACAGCTTAGAAAAAATGGTGAACGACACTGTTAATTTTGAATCTTACACAGGAAGCTCAG ATATTATCATTTATGAAAAAGCTGATATGGCCAACCAAGACGTTACAAATTATAACTCATTGAGTCCACAAAAGATCAAAGTAGATAAAGTACAACGCAGGAAAAAAAAGAGAGAAAGCAGCGGagacaaatttaaaagatttagcCTCGCAAATATGGTTTCATCCGTGAGAAAATTAGGCCATGATCGACGGAAAGTAGCACTGAGCATGGGAGCTAGGAAATACTCAGATGACAGCCAAGAAGAATTGGTTGAAACGTCATTTCAAAGTGATACAGTAGAGCATACAGGGACAAATACCCTGTGTTCCACAGATTCACCCGATGGTGAAAAACCAGTAAAAGATAAACCAGATGGAACAGAACCAGTCTCAACTGGAGCAGTACAAGTCTCAACTGGAGCAGAAGCAGACTTAACTGGAGTAACACCAGACTCAACTGGAGCTAAACCAGTTGATGTGGACATCGAAAAAGAACCTTTGGATGGTCCTTCTGTCAGTGACCAAAATGTTGAAACAGAAGTGAAATTGGAAAGTAAACATTCAAAAGACATAAACCAGAATGCGCCTGGATTGATTACGGAGATAAAGAACATctttaaacataaaacaaaagatgaTGAAGAAAAACTTTATCCTACAACGAACACTGAGAAAGGTGAAGTAACGAATGACAAAGGAAAAGATAATATGAATGATAAAGAGAATGAGCAATCGGAGGATAACGCGGTTCCTGAACAAGTTGTACCGAAGCCAAAACTTCAAACTAAACCTTTGACAGAATCAAAGCCTACACTACAACCAAAGCCAGAAACTAAACCCAAACCACAATCTAAGCCTAAACCACAACCAAGGCCTAAACCACAATCTCAACCAGAAACGAAACCAACACCACAACCACGAACAGTGACGGTAAAGGAGCAGGAGATAGCAGACGTTGCCCTAGACAATAATGAGAACAGCTTACAAACCAAACTATAA